In Nitrospira sp., the following are encoded in one genomic region:
- a CDS encoding Slp family lipoprotein, with the protein MKRTSLSLSIAVFCLVASACQRTSDVIPDQLEGRVDRHLRYVDIKDHPETYQGKLMLAGGKVLSAKRMQDRIWIEVLQIPLSEELIPSGPDTESKGRFVIIDRGDQVPDSAVLNDKEKRVTVVGEVLGTTTIQIGDVNRQVPELVIKHITVWDWDHMKGGYGPYYSYGDPIPQEYRGYYGGSYYW; encoded by the coding sequence ATGAAGCGCACAAGCCTTTCGTTGAGCATTGCCGTGTTCTGTCTTGTCGCAAGCGCATGTCAGCGTACGTCGGATGTGATCCCCGATCAGTTGGAGGGACGTGTCGATCGGCATCTCCGTTACGTTGATATCAAGGACCATCCTGAGACCTATCAAGGAAAGCTTATGCTGGCGGGCGGCAAGGTGTTGTCGGCAAAGCGGATGCAAGACAGGATATGGATCGAGGTGCTGCAGATTCCGCTGTCCGAAGAGTTGATTCCCTCCGGGCCTGACACCGAGTCGAAAGGCCGGTTCGTCATCATCGATCGTGGCGATCAGGTGCCGGATTCGGCTGTGCTTAATGACAAGGAGAAACGCGTGACTGTTGTCGGAGAAGTGCTCGGCACGACCACTATACAAATCGGCGATGTCAATCGGCAAGTTCCTGAGCTAGTCATTAAACACATCACCGTCTGGGATTGGGATCACATGAAGGGTGGGTATGGTCCGTACTATAGCTACGGCGATCCCATTCCACAGGAATACCGTGGATACTACGGAGGGTCCTATTATTGGTAG
- the lexA gene encoding transcriptional repressor LexA, whose amino-acid sequence MLKPRDLKRVREGLGLTQQQLADVLHTTRVSVARYEAGMRKIPGVVSVVLDQLRRKTEIPMAGLVAAGSPIEPVSQSELVDIPPSMLRGGETFALKIKGESMKADGILPGDLVVVRKQETAKNGQTVVALVNREATIKTYFKKNGRIELHPANDQMQPIIVRPSDEFHIEGIVIGVIRHCAV is encoded by the coding sequence ATGTTAAAGCCTAGGGACCTTAAACGGGTTCGAGAAGGATTAGGGCTCACACAGCAGCAACTTGCTGATGTCTTGCACACCACGCGGGTATCAGTGGCGCGGTATGAGGCCGGCATGAGGAAGATTCCCGGTGTTGTCTCCGTTGTGCTGGATCAATTGCGACGGAAAACCGAGATTCCCATGGCCGGCCTGGTCGCAGCCGGCTCACCCATCGAGCCGGTGTCGCAATCGGAACTCGTGGATATACCACCGAGCATGCTGCGAGGCGGTGAGACTTTCGCCCTAAAGATAAAGGGCGAGTCAATGAAAGCTGACGGGATTTTGCCCGGCGATCTGGTAGTCGTGCGCAAACAGGAAACGGCTAAAAACGGACAAACCGTCGTCGCCTTGGTCAATCGCGAAGCCACAATTAAGACATATTTCAAGAAGAATGGGCGCATTGAACTTCATCCGGCCAACGACCAGATGCAGCCGATTATCGTCCGGCCATCGGACGAGTTTCATATCGAAGGCATTGTCATCGGCGTCATTCGGCATTGCGCCGTCTAG